A window of Nodosilinea sp. PGN35 contains these coding sequences:
- a CDS encoding cation-translocating P-type ATPase: MPAAQSGAVSTRWHTLGAAQAVALLEASPAGLSASDVEQRQSIYGPNELQEGVTRSPWAILWDQFKNIMLLMLIAVALVSLVLDLRQGGFPKDAIAIFAIVLLNGLLGYLQESKAEKALAALKTLTSPRVRVLRQGQEQEVDARALVPGDVVLLEAGVQVPADGRLLDAANLQVREAALTGEAEAVTKQPEVVLEAEAALGDRLNLVFQGTEVLQGRGTVLVTQTGMQTELGRIATLIQAVESEPTPLQQRMGQLGNVLVSGSLVLVALVVVAGLARTGDLSLFDDLLEVSLSMAVAVVPEGLPAVITVTLALGTQRMVRRHALIRKLPAVETLGSVTTICSDKTGTLTQNKMVVQQVKTRNHQYEVTGEGYAPVGSLLEHGAAVSSQADAGLQALLMACALCNDATLSQTGSLWTLLGDPTEGALLALAGKGGFDRAKLEQGCDRIGEVPFTSERKRMSVLVQAHPGTAWPLPALVLFTKGSAELVLERCSASQGDGQLPLTDAQRQGILAQNDAMAGLGLRVLGFAMKPVDAAPPSGDLEPEEQNLIWLGLVGMLDAPRPEVRDAVAHCRRAGIRPVMITGDHPLTARAIAETLGIAQPGDAVLTGRDLTHLSTEELERTVPQISVYARVAPEHKLRIVQALQKQGEFVAMTGDGVNDAPALKQADIGIAMGITGTDVSKEASDMVLLDDNFATIVAATEEGRVVYDNIRRFIKYILGSNIGEVLTIAAAPLLGLGGVPLSPLQILWMNLVTDGVPALALAMEPGEPNVMERPPHNPRESIFARGLGSYMVRVGLVLAVLTIGLMAWAYRYTTAPGYAGDPDTWKTMVFTTLCLAQMGHALAARSDTRLTVQLNPLSNPFVWGAVLMTTALQVGLMYVPVLQQFFGLHPLAGVELAVCFGFSALMFVWLEAEKLLIQLVLRRRMTQPTALTTAKGTR; the protein is encoded by the coding sequence GTGCCAGCGGCGCAGTCTGGGGCCGTTTCTACCCGCTGGCATACGCTGGGCGCAGCCCAGGCCGTCGCCCTGCTCGAGGCCAGCCCCGCAGGCTTGAGCGCCAGTGACGTTGAACAGCGGCAGTCGATCTATGGCCCCAACGAGCTGCAGGAGGGGGTCACTCGCAGCCCCTGGGCAATCCTGTGGGATCAGTTCAAAAACATCATGCTGCTGATGCTGATCGCGGTGGCCCTGGTGTCCCTGGTGCTGGATCTGCGCCAGGGGGGCTTTCCCAAGGATGCGATCGCCATCTTTGCGATCGTGCTGCTCAACGGGCTGCTGGGCTACTTGCAGGAGAGCAAGGCCGAAAAAGCCCTGGCGGCGCTCAAAACCCTGACCTCTCCCCGCGTGCGGGTGCTGCGCCAGGGGCAGGAGCAGGAGGTAGACGCCAGGGCGCTGGTGCCCGGGGATGTAGTGCTCCTGGAGGCCGGGGTGCAGGTGCCCGCCGACGGGCGCTTGCTCGATGCCGCCAACTTGCAGGTGCGGGAGGCGGCGCTGACCGGCGAGGCTGAAGCGGTGACCAAACAGCCCGAGGTGGTTTTGGAGGCGGAGGCCGCCCTGGGCGATCGCCTCAATCTGGTCTTTCAGGGTACCGAGGTGCTCCAGGGGCGGGGCACCGTGCTGGTGACCCAAACGGGCATGCAGACGGAGCTGGGCCGCATCGCAACGCTGATTCAGGCGGTAGAGTCTGAGCCCACGCCGCTGCAGCAGCGCATGGGGCAGTTGGGCAATGTACTGGTGTCAGGCTCGCTGGTGCTGGTCGCCCTGGTGGTGGTGGCTGGCCTGGCGCGCACGGGCGATCTCAGCCTGTTCGATGATTTGCTAGAGGTTTCCCTAAGTATGGCGGTGGCCGTGGTGCCCGAGGGTCTGCCCGCCGTCATCACCGTCACCCTAGCCCTGGGTACCCAGCGCATGGTGCGCCGCCACGCCCTAATTCGCAAGCTGCCCGCCGTCGAAACCCTGGGCTCGGTCACCACCATCTGCTCTGACAAAACTGGCACCCTGACCCAGAACAAAATGGTGGTGCAGCAGGTCAAAACCAGGAATCACCAGTACGAAGTCACGGGCGAGGGCTATGCGCCGGTAGGGTCGCTGCTAGAACACGGCGCGGCAGTTTCTTCCCAGGCTGACGCTGGCCTGCAAGCACTACTGATGGCCTGTGCTCTGTGCAATGACGCCACCCTCAGTCAGACCGGCAGCCTCTGGACGCTGCTGGGCGACCCCACCGAGGGAGCCCTGCTGGCGCTAGCGGGCAAGGGGGGCTTTGATCGAGCAAAGCTGGAGCAGGGGTGCGATCGCATCGGCGAAGTGCCCTTCACCTCAGAGCGCAAGCGGATGAGCGTTTTGGTGCAGGCTCACCCCGGTACCGCCTGGCCCCTACCCGCCCTGGTCTTGTTCACTAAGGGTTCGGCGGAACTGGTGCTAGAGCGATGCAGCGCCAGCCAGGGCGACGGCCAGTTGCCTTTAACCGACGCCCAGCGCCAGGGGATTTTGGCCCAAAACGACGCCATGGCTGGGCTGGGCCTACGGGTGCTGGGCTTCGCCATGAAGCCCGTAGATGCAGCCCCTCCCAGCGGCGATCTGGAACCTGAGGAGCAAAACCTGATCTGGCTGGGTCTGGTGGGCATGCTCGATGCGCCCCGCCCCGAAGTCCGAGACGCCGTAGCCCACTGCCGCCGGGCCGGTATTCGCCCCGTGATGATCACGGGTGACCACCCCCTGACCGCGAGGGCGATCGCCGAAACCCTGGGCATTGCCCAACCGGGAGACGCGGTGCTCACGGGGCGTGACCTCACCCACCTCTCAACAGAGGAACTGGAGCGCACCGTACCCCAAATTAGCGTCTACGCCCGCGTCGCCCCTGAGCACAAACTCCGCATTGTGCAGGCCCTGCAAAAGCAGGGGGAATTTGTCGCCATGACCGGTGACGGCGTCAACGATGCCCCCGCCCTGAAGCAGGCCGACATCGGCATTGCCATGGGCATCACCGGCACCGACGTCAGCAAAGAGGCCAGCGACATGGTGCTGCTCGACGACAACTTCGCCACCATTGTTGCCGCCACCGAAGAGGGCCGAGTAGTCTACGACAACATTCGCCGGTTCATCAAATACATTCTGGGCAGCAACATTGGCGAGGTGCTCACCATTGCCGCCGCCCCGCTGCTCGGTCTGGGCGGGGTGCCCCTCTCGCCCCTGCAAATTCTGTGGATGAACCTGGTGACCGATGGCGTCCCCGCCCTGGCCCTGGCCATGGAGCCGGGCGAACCCAATGTCATGGAGCGCCCGCCCCACAACCCCCGCGAAAGCATTTTTGCTCGGGGGCTTGGTAGCTACATGGTGCGGGTGGGTCTTGTGCTGGCGGTGCTCACCATCGGCCTGATGGCCTGGGCCTACCGCTACACCACCGCCCCCGGATATGCTGGCGACCCCGACACCTGGAAGACGATGGTGTTTACCACTCTCTGTCTGGCCCAGATGGGCCACGCCCTGGCGGCCCGCTCCGACACCCGCTTAACAGTCCAGCTCAATCCGCTGTCAAACCCCTTTGTCTGGGGAGCGGTGCTGATGACCACAGCGCTTCAGGTGGGATTGATGTACGTACCGGTGCTGCAACAGTTCTTTGGGCTGCATCCCCTG
- a CDS encoding ATP-binding protein — protein MLNPFLPDVLMGREAELQQVCDLVTQDRDFVVTGVPGIGRRTLLRAAAKRLGARWLEIDLLRCRSAGQFLRLLADGLISAFAEPQELAKIQQWSLSQPLTLDRSLSPQPRLIWPPAPGKDWPLFEGLLSLPQVLAEALDCQVVIGFHNFPHIRSWDRQGRWESHLRQEIQRQSRVSYALVATVAEPWMTASRLPVIALAPLSDTDLQPWIISTLATAGLKFDPDSQALELFLSYVQGHINDALTLAQRLWLICNAIAPDPPGLIQAYQVHNTMLTLVQDLDVTFEALLLLLPPTQARVLESLALDPTDSPQSSAYIKKHQLSRGGGLQGALTSLEEKGLIYGPQFSYRIALPLLDFWLRQRLR, from the coding sequence ATGCTAAATCCCTTTCTGCCAGACGTGCTTATGGGGCGCGAGGCCGAGCTACAGCAGGTCTGCGACCTGGTGACCCAGGATCGCGACTTTGTGGTGACGGGGGTGCCCGGTATTGGGCGGCGCACCCTGCTCCGCGCTGCGGCAAAACGCCTGGGGGCACGCTGGTTAGAAATCGACCTGCTGCGCTGCCGCAGCGCCGGGCAGTTTTTGCGCCTGCTGGCCGATGGCCTGATCAGCGCCTTTGCCGAGCCCCAGGAACTGGCCAAAATTCAGCAGTGGAGCCTCAGTCAGCCGCTGACGCTGGATCGATCCCTCTCTCCCCAGCCGCGACTGATCTGGCCGCCAGCCCCAGGCAAAGATTGGCCCCTGTTTGAGGGGTTGCTCTCCCTGCCCCAGGTACTGGCCGAAGCGCTCGACTGTCAGGTGGTGATTGGGTTTCACAACTTTCCCCACATTCGCTCGTGGGATCGTCAGGGTCGGTGGGAGAGCCATCTGCGCCAGGAAATTCAGCGCCAGAGCCGGGTCAGCTATGCCCTGGTGGCCACCGTGGCCGAACCCTGGATGACCGCCAGCCGCCTGCCGGTGATTGCCCTTGCGCCGCTCAGCGATACCGACTTGCAGCCCTGGATCATCAGCACCCTGGCGACAGCGGGCCTTAAATTTGACCCCGACAGCCAGGCGCTAGAGCTATTTTTAAGCTACGTACAGGGCCATATAAACGATGCGCTCACCCTGGCCCAGCGTCTGTGGCTAATCTGTAATGCGATCGCCCCCGACCCGCCAGGGCTAATCCAGGCCTATCAGGTGCACAACACCATGCTCACCCTGGTGCAAGACCTGGATGTCACCTTTGAGGCACTGCTGCTGCTGCTGCCCCCGACCCAGGCCCGCGTGCTCGAAAGCCTGGCCCTCGACCCCACTGACAGCCCCCAGTCCAGCGCCTACATCAAAAAGCACCAGCTCTCACGGGGGGGCGGGTTGCAGGGTGCCCTCACCAGTCTGGAAGAAAAGGGCCTGATCTATGGCCCCCAGTTTAGCTACCGCATCGCCCTGCCCCTGCTCGACTTTTGGCTCCGGCAGCGGCTCCGGTAG